TTCCCAGCATTGCAAGATGCTTCTGGCAAATACTTAATCGAACAACATACTATCCTCACGGCACCTTCAATTCAGGTACTGGATTTAACAAGTCAGCAACAACAGCTTGTAGGAACGCGAAGTTCTACTTCTGTACAAAATCAAGATGTGCTGATAGTTGGAAATCCTACAATGCCGAGTGTTCCTGCCAAAATTGGCGATCCGCCGACTCAGTTATCTAGCTTACCGGGTGCGGAACGAGAAGCTTTAGCGATCGCGCCTCTGTTTAAGACTAAAGCTTTCACCGGCTCTCAGGCAACGAAAGCAGCGATTCTGCAACAAATACCCACAGCACGAATCATTCATCTCGCGACTCATGGCTTACTAGATGATATTCGAGGATTGGGAAGTGCGATCGCATTGGCTCCATCTGGCAACGATAACGGCTTACTCACCGCTGAAGAAATTCTAGACTTGAGATTCAATGCCGAATTAGTAGTCCTGAGTGCTTGCGACACAGGTAGAGGCAGAATCACTGGCGATGGCGTGATCGGCTTATCTCGCAGCTTAATGAGCGCGGGTGTACCCAGTGTAATTGTGTCTCTCTGGCAAGTGCCAGACGCTCCTACAGCCTCATTGATGACAGAATTTTATCAAAATCTTCAAAAAACACCCGATAAAGCCGCCGCCCTGCGGAGTGCCATGCTAAGCACCATGAAGCAACATCCAGATCCTAAAGACTGGGGGGCATTCACTTTAATTGGAGAAGCCGAATAATTAAAATTGAAGAATTTCCCGGCGTTGCACATCGGATCGATGATAGTGCCATTTTCAATTGGGTAAGGTACGCAGATGAAACCTAACCCCTAACCCTGCTTCCCGACGTGGGAAGGGAAGGAGGAATAATTCAAAGCCTCTCTCCTTGTAGGAGAGAGGTTTGGAGAGAGGTCAAAACTGTGCCGCATCCAACCGAGAACCGCGATAACGTCGCACCAAGAGGCTAAGTTTTCCTCTTCTTTGAGCGAAACTAAAAAGAATCATCGCCCGATTGTGCAACTCCAATTCCCATGCTTAATTTTCAATTCTGCTTCACCTTGGCAATTACCGTGCGGTGACGATGAGTATTGCAGCTGATTGTCGGCATAGTGAAACCGGAATCTACTAGCGCTTGTTCAATATCTAACGCAAAATACTCATCTAAATAAGGCTCGGTACTCTTGAGCAACGTCAAAATGTAGGGCGGCATTTTGGTATAAATCTCAGATTTGGGATTCATATCCATAATTGCCAAACAGCCACCGGGACGCAGTACGCGCCGCGCTTCGCGGAAAATCTGCATAGTTGCTGACTGGGGCAACTCGTGGCACATCAAAAAGATAGAAACCAAATCAAACGAGGCATCTGGCAAACCTGTAGATTCAGCAGCAGCATGAACCCAGGAAATCGATTTTTGGTGCTGTTGGGATTGGTACTGGGCAACTGCTAGAAAATAGGGTGACAGATCCAAACCCGTCAACTTTGCTTGGGGATAAACATCTTGGAGGGCAAATGTACTCATCCCTACACTGCACCCCAAATCTAAAATATCTTGTGGTTGAGTAGAAATTTGGCTTTTGAGAATATCGAAATAACTCTGGCGCAGTCGGGCATCTCCTTGCGCCCCCGCATCAGGCCAAATTCCTGCGTGAACGGCATGAGCAGCAACTTCTACTTCCCAAGCTGCTTCCCAGCTTAAGTTACCACTTTCGTAAGCATGGAACGAGCGCAGGTAATAATCCGGGTAAGCTAGCTGGGGATTTTGTACCTGAGTCAGATAGCTTTCCCAATCGTATTGCGAAAGCGTCTGTACTTGCTTTCTCCAAGGCACTCCAATCTTCTCGGCGCGTTTAATCATCATTGAACGCGCTTGGTATTTGGCTAGATTGGCTAATGGTTTAATCGCTAGCAATCCGTTGACCAAGCGTGAAGATAATCCAAGTTCAGTATTTACTGGGGTAGTCATCAGGTAATAGGTAATGAGTAATGGGTAATGGGTAATAGTAAGTAACAAATGACCTTGTGACCCATTCCCAATTCTGAATAAAGATATCTCAGTAGGATGAGCTTTCATCCCACCAAAGCTTGAAGGGTGGGCAATGCCCACCCTTCAAGAATATTACCAATTACCCATTCCCAACGACTTCCTATTTGCCCGTTTTAGGCTTGAGTGAAAGTAATACCTCAACTTGACCCGTCGATGCGTCTGGTTGAGTAACGGTCAAACCAATACCATGCATGGAATTCAGAATTGCAGTGGTTTCAGGCGTGATGGAACTCTTTTGTGCTGGAGGTAGCTGGCGATTCACCAAAGACATGGTTTTGTCCATGTCGAGGTAAAAATAGCCTGCGTTTGGCTTCTGCAAAGACCCTGTGACCGTTTTAAAGGATGTGCTATTGTCCAAAGGCTGGCTGGGCTTGTTTGCCATGATATCGGCGATGGGGCCACCAATCGCCACATACATCGTGTTTTGATCGATCCAACCATGCCCTAAGAAAGCGCCTTGTTGCGGGATTTGCCATTCGGTGACGGTTTTACCCTGAATTTTTCTAGGCGCTACGGTGATTGAGTTTCCTTTAGCGATCGCATCCAGTTTGTTGAAGGTGGCTTCAGCCGTTTTGCGATCGCTGGTTTGAAATACCAAAGCTCCACCAAATCCAACGGGTGCTAAGATTCCCTTGGTCGATGGAATTGCCGCGAGAGCAAATTCCCCATCCATCCATCCGAAGATATCTTTATCTAGGTCAAGATTGACGAGTTTGAGTTGCTGTCTTGCCATGTCAAACCCCTGCTGGGCTTGGGGATCGGCTTTGGATTGTTCGACAACCGTTGCCCAAGTTTGGCTAATCCCATTTCCAGCGATGAGGGCAATTGTCTCAGCCGGAAGTTGAGACGCAACTTTGCCGGGAGAAGCCTTGTACTGAACTTTCATTACCGAGGGATCTACCTTCGCGATCGCCTTCATTCTCACACCGGCATTATCAATCCCAACACCCATCACCACCGACTTCACAGCCTTTAGCTGCTTCAAGGTTTCTGGAGGAAGCGCGGGCGTATTCGGATTGTTTGCCAGTGCTTGCTGCACCGTCCCCGCATAATCGGGGATATAGAATTGAGCGATGGAGTTTTGTACGT
This DNA window, taken from Coleofasciculus sp. FACHB-1120, encodes the following:
- a CDS encoding class I SAM-dependent methyltransferase, yielding MTTPVNTELGLSSRLVNGLLAIKPLANLAKYQARSMMIKRAEKIGVPWRKQVQTLSQYDWESYLTQVQNPQLAYPDYYLRSFHAYESGNLSWEAAWEVEVAAHAVHAGIWPDAGAQGDARLRQSYFDILKSQISTQPQDILDLGCSVGMSTFALQDVYPQAKLTGLDLSPYFLAVAQYQSQQHQKSISWVHAAAESTGLPDASFDLVSIFLMCHELPQSATMQIFREARRVLRPGGCLAIMDMNPKSEIYTKMPPYILTLLKSTEPYLDEYFALDIEQALVDSGFTMPTISCNTHRHRTVIAKVKQN
- a CDS encoding DUF3352 domain-containing protein, translating into MSERKPNRIVPIIVGTAVVVAGGIGTYLYLKGAFSDATSPLASAKVVPDEALMAGFVSTDPKNWAQLQQFGTPEAQKLVDKGLKDFNKEMLTESNINYEKDVKPWLGSVMFAVLPSPTVKPAQATPPKSSPEVRMLMVVGVKDKVSALSFANKLKAKKAGTKQIDYKGIKIEETTDKSGKTYTALLDSHLVMSDEKEAVQLAIDTFKGQPSFASKAGAASLLTKGVDVQNSIAQFYIPDYAGTVQQALANNPNTPALPPETLKQLKAVKSVVMGVGIDNAGVRMKAIAKVDPSVMKVQYKASPGKVASQLPAETIALIAGNGISQTWATVVEQSKADPQAQQGFDMARQQLKLVNLDLDKDIFGWMDGEFALAAIPSTKGILAPVGFGGALVFQTSDRKTAEATFNKLDAIAKGNSITVAPRKIQGKTVTEWQIPQQGAFLGHGWIDQNTMYVAIGGPIADIMANKPSQPLDNSTSFKTVTGSLQKPNAGYFYLDMDKTMSLVNRQLPPAQKSSITPETTAILNSMHGIGLTVTQPDASTGQVEVLLSLKPKTGK